A single region of the Populus nigra chromosome 2, ddPopNigr1.1, whole genome shotgun sequence genome encodes:
- the LOC133682979 gene encoding pentatricopeptide repeat-containing protein At3g62470, mitochondrial-like yields the protein MPPCKNLIQYDDSEEELLDLSNEKIEWGEPCVKKVAQGSLGFRKIVLEDDEMENVEGDNGGAGGGDDSSDEDWGKNAEKDVSEEEDVDLMDEDEADDGKKGKRGGKDSRKRKASGEGGKLDLGKKGKSGGDASTGGVRVSIYDDSMLPLMEELIAFAKFIVDEFMRVARQFETMTSMLEEMGEKRLLTLDTFSIAMTDFAAAKERKKAIGIFELMKNHKYRVGVETINALLDSPGRAKLGKEAQALFGKLEGRFTPNLRTYTVLLNGWCRVRNLMEAGRIWNEMLDEGFKPDIVTYNIMLEGLLRSKKRSDAIKFFEVTKAKGPTLDVRSYTILIRDLCKQTKMKEAVGYFYEMVDSGCHPDTAVYTCLMTGYGNHERMDMVDELLKEMKEKGCPPDGKTYNALIKLMTSQRMPDDAVRIYKKMIQNGIEPSIHSYNMIMKSYFQIRNYEMGHAVWDEMNKKGFCPDDNSYTVFIGGLISQGRSDEACKYLEEMIEKGMKAPQLDYNKFAADFSRAGKPDILEELAQKMKFSGKFEVSNVFARWAEMMKKRVKRREPGDRKCTQLSQGQRYSLYEMADG from the exons ATGCCGCCATGT AAGAATTTGATACAATATGATGATTCTGAAGAGGAATTGTTGGATTTGAGCAATGAGAAGATTGAGTGGGGAGAGCCATGTGTTAAGAAGGTTGCGCAGGGTTCTTTGGGTTTTAGGAAGATTGTGCTTGAAGATGATGAGATGGAGAATGTCGAGGGCGATAATGGCGGTGCTGGTGGTGGTGACGACTCGAGTGATGAAGATTGGGGAAAGAATGCGGAGAAGGATGTTAGCGAGGAGGAGGACGTTGATTTGATGGATGAGGATGAAGCGGATGATGGCAAGAAAGGAAAGAGAGGTGGGAAGGATTCGAGGAAAAGGAAAGCGAGTGGAGAAGGTGGAAAGTTGGATTTGGGAAAGAAGGGAAAGAGTGGTGGGGATGCGAGTACGGGAGGAGTCAGGGTTTCAATATATGATGACAGTATGCTTCCATTGATGGAGGAACTCATAGCTTTTGCTAAATTTATTGTAGATGAATTTATGAG AGTGGCTAGACAGTTTGAGACTATGACGTCAATGCTTGAAGAGATGGGTGAAAAAAGGCTTTTGACGTTGGACACATTTTCCATTGCAATGACAGATTTTGCCGCTGCAAAGGAGAGGAAAAAGGCTATTGGTATTTTTGAGTTAATGAAGAATCACAAATATAGAGTGGGTGTCGAGACCATTAATGCTCTGCTTGATAGTCCTGGGAGGGCTAAGCTTGGGAAAGAAGCTCAGGCACTATTTGGGAAGTTGGAAGGTAGGTTTACGCCAAATTTGAGGACATATACTGTATTGCTTAATGGATGGTGCAGGGTGAGGAATTTAATGGAGGCAGGGAGGATTTGGAACGAGATGCTTGATGAGGGTTTTAAGCCTGATATTGTCACCTATAATATTATGCTTGAAGGGTTGTTAAGGAGTAAAAAGAGGTCTGATGCAATCAAGTTCTTTGAGGTCACGAAAGCCAAGGGCCCAACACTTGATGTTCGGAGCTATACAATTTTGATCCGGGATCTATGCAAACAAACTAAGATGAAAGAGGCAGTTGGATATTTTTATGAGATGGTTGATTCCGGTTGTCATCCTGATACTGCAGTTTACACATGTTTGATGACAGGGTATGGGAATCATGAGAGGATGGACATGGTTGATGAATTGTTGAAGGAGATGAAAGAAAAGGGCTGTCCACCTGATGGGAAAACTTATAATGCGCTTATCAAGTTGATGACCAGCCAGAGAATGCCAGATGATGCAGTGAGGATATACAAGAAGATGATTCAAAATGGAATTGAACCTTCAATCCACTCTTACAATATGATAATGAAATCTTACTTTCAAATAAGAAACTATGAAATGGGTCATGCCGTTTGGGATGAAATGAATAAGAAAGGCTTTTGCCCTGATGATAACTCCTATACTGTTTTCATTGGAGGGCTTATAAGTCAGGGTAGATCTGATGAGGCATGCAAATATTTGGAGGAGATGATAGAAAAGGGAATGAAAGCTCCTCAACTAGACTACAACAAATTTGCGGCAGATTTCTCCCGAGCTGGGAAGCCTGATATACTCGAGGAGTTAGCTCAAAAAATGAAGTTCTCTGGCAAGTTCGAAGTCTCTAATGTGTTTGCCAGGTGGGctgagatgatgaagaagagagTTAAGAGAAGAGAACCTGGTGATAGAAAGTGTACTCAACTTTCCCAAGGCCAACGGTACTCTCTTTATGAGATGGCAGATGGATGA